The Pseudanabaena yagii GIHE-NHR1 genome segment AACGATTCTTGCTGAGGTTGCCCCTGTGCAGGCAAAGGTCTCTCTAGTGAAGGAAAACCCTCAACGCATCGACCTAATGGCGAAAAAAGACCTATGCGCTCATTACAGTGATATTTTGCGATCGGTTTCTGATCACGTCGTGAGTACGGCTGTTCGCTACGGAGATTGCACGCAACAAGTGATATTTGCCAATTCCGAAGGCACAATGATCGAGCAAGAATGGGCAGATTGGGAAATGCGCTGCTCCGCAACGGCGCGAAAAGGGGATATTGTGCAAACAGGTCGCGAAACCTTTGGCTCAAGGCGTACCTATACAGATTTATTGAATTTAGATCAACAGGTGATCGGTGCAGCCCAGCGAGCAGTGACTGCCCTAGATTTACCTAATGTGCAAGGCAATAGCTATACCGTCGTCATCGATCCCATTTTGGCGGGACTATTTGTCCATGAAGCCTTTGGACATCTCTCCGAAGCAGATATGCTCTATGAAAATCCCGATATGTTGGAAACGATGAGCATTGGTCGCAGATTTGGCTCCAAGGATCTACAGATTTTTGATGGAGCTGCACCTGCGGAACATCGCGGCAGCTATCTCTATGATGATGAGGGTGTCCCTGCAAGTACCACCCAGTTAATTAAGGATGGTGTATTGGTAGGTAGACTGCATTCTCGCGAGACCGCAGGCAAACTCGGTGAACAGGTGACAGGCAATGCCAGATGTTTGGATTATCACTATCCTCCAATTGTTCGCATGACGAATACTTGGATTGGGCGCGGTCAAACGCCCGTAGCCGATTTATTCCATGATATTCCCGTTGGCGTATATGCCAAAAATTGGCAAGAGGGGATGACCAATGGTGAGATGTTTACCTTTACGGCTGGAGAAGCTTGGATGATTCGTGATGGCAAAATTGCCGAACCAGTCAGAGATGTCACCCTTTCAGGGAATGTATTTGAGACCTTAGCGGATATTGAAGCGATCGGTGATGACTTTTTGTGGGATGAGTCGGGCGGTTGTGGCAAAGGCGGACAGAGTGGGCTTGCCGTTGGTTGCGGTTCTCCTAGTTTGAGAATTAGAAATGCGATCGTCGGAGGTGAAGCAAATGACTAAAATTCGTACAGAACTTAAAGAAGTCAACCTACAGTTAGTAGAAACGATCGCAGAGCAACAGCGAAACGAAGATCGGTTAAATTTGCAACTCACACGACTGCGATTAATGTACGACTTTGTGTCAGCGTTGAATGCTGCTCAAACCCTCAATGAGATTTATCAAATTGCCCTAAATTGTATCTGTCCTGCATTGCGAACTTCCCGTGCTGCCCTGATGACTTCTGACGCTAACTATAGTTTGAAATATCAAGAGTCCGTCGGGATTAGTGAAGATTTCAAACAAGCGATCGAAGGCTTTTTTGATGATCCATTGCATCGAGTAGAGTTAAAAGCAAGACTCTTTCCTCACTGTGCCGTATTTCCTAGCGATCGCTTTTTACAAACTATTTGTCAATCAGAAAATATCGGTGCATGGGCGGTATTTCCCCTCGAATACGAGAATCGACATCTTGGCGATATTGTGGCGTATTTTGATATTCCACGCCAGTTTAATGATGAGGAGGTGCAATTAACGCAAACCATTGTGACTTATATTGCGATCGCCATCACTCGCAAGCAAGCCGAGCAAGCACTCAAAGAAAGTCAACAATTTATCCAAAGAATTACCGATACAACCCCCAACATTATTTACATTTACGACATTGACGAAAATCGCAATGTCTATTGCAATCAGACTATCCATCATATTCTTGGTTATACCCCCTTAGAAATTCAAGCGATGGGAGATTCGCTGCTCAATATCGTCATCCATCCCGACGACTTATCGAAAATCAAAGAGCATTATGCAAGCGTCCGTCATAAAAAATTTGATGACCTATTTCTATTTGAATACCGCATGAAAGATTCTCATGGCAAATGGAAATGGTTCTATAGTCAAGAAACAGTCTTCCTCTGCAATCCCGATGGCACAGTCAAACAAACAATTGGTGCTGCTTCAGATATTACAGAATTAAAAGAGGTCGAAAATCGCCTCCAAGCCTCTCTAGCAGAAAAAGAAGTCCTGTTGAGAGAAATCCATCATCGCGTCAAGAATAATTTGAGTGTCGTTGACAGTTTACTATCGATGCAAGCGAGGTATGTCAGTGACATCGAAGCATTGAAATCTCTCTCAGATAGTCAACGCCGCATACATACCATGTCTCTCATTCATGAGCAGTTATATCATTCCCAAGATGTGGGCAGAGTTGATTTCTGTGAATATCTGCAACGTCTCGTTGTCAATCTCTATAGTTCGAGTAATTTTAATATTGATCAAATTGAACTAAAGTTAGACCTGCAGCCAACTTTACTAAACATTGATACAGCAATTTCTTTAGGTTTAATTGTTAATGAGTTGCTCACTAATTCTTTTAAACATGCATTTCCCAATAACCTGAAGGGATTAATCGAGGTAATTTTGTATGAAGATACTGATACTGAGCTTCGCAGGTTGCAATTAACTATTCGTGATAATGGCGTTGGTATTCCTCAAAATATTGATGTGAATTCCACTGCTTCTTTGGGTCTCAGATTAGTGAAGATTCTGACGCAGCAACTCAGAGCCAAATTAGATCTATCTTGTGATACAGGTACAAGTTTTCATTTCATCTTCGAGTCAAACCTATAGTGATATTTTTTGTACGTTGCACTAAATTAAAAACCAACAATAAACAAATTCTATAGATTCATGCTACTTAAATTCTGCCAAGATTATTTGCATGTTAACCTCTAGGGAAATCCTCACAGGTTGCTCTATATGAAATATTTACCTAATGCGATCGCCAATATTTCCTCAAAATTGGTTACCCGATCTGCGGCTTTGATGATTTTGCTAAGTGCAATTGGCTTAGGGGTCAACGTCAAACCTAGCGAAGCCGCCGAAACACTCAATTTCCAATTTAATATTTTTGAGGTTTCCGTCTCAGTTGATGACTTAGAAACTTTCTCCAAAACAGGCGAATTGCGTGGCGCATTAGACATGGCATCTCGCTATATTTCCGCAGCAGATATGGCAAATTTTCGGCGCATCTTAACTGAAAGAGCAGATATTTCTGTAGTTTTGCTATCACGATT includes the following:
- a CDS encoding TldD/PmbA family protein → MDIWQVKDQLSDLVNKYKSQVDFFAIRLERSQGADIFLRSSKVETLSTGISIGGQVRACHKGGWGFASFNNLHNLESKLQEAIAAAKWVGNEETILAEVAPVQAKVSLVKENPQRIDLMAKKDLCAHYSDILRSVSDHVVSTAVRYGDCTQQVIFANSEGTMIEQEWADWEMRCSATARKGDIVQTGRETFGSRRTYTDLLNLDQQVIGAAQRAVTALDLPNVQGNSYTVVIDPILAGLFVHEAFGHLSEADMLYENPDMLETMSIGRRFGSKDLQIFDGAAPAEHRGSYLYDDEGVPASTTQLIKDGVLVGRLHSRETAGKLGEQVTGNARCLDYHYPPIVRMTNTWIGRGQTPVADLFHDIPVGVYAKNWQEGMTNGEMFTFTAGEAWMIRDGKIAEPVRDVTLSGNVFETLADIEAIGDDFLWDESGGCGKGGQSGLAVGCGSPSLRIRNAIVGGEAND
- a CDS encoding sensor histidine kinase, whose translation is MTKIRTELKEVNLQLVETIAEQQRNEDRLNLQLTRLRLMYDFVSALNAAQTLNEIYQIALNCICPALRTSRAALMTSDANYSLKYQESVGISEDFKQAIEGFFDDPLHRVELKARLFPHCAVFPSDRFLQTICQSENIGAWAVFPLEYENRHLGDIVAYFDIPRQFNDEEVQLTQTIVTYIAIAITRKQAEQALKESQQFIQRITDTTPNIIYIYDIDENRNVYCNQTIHHILGYTPLEIQAMGDSLLNIVIHPDDLSKIKEHYASVRHKKFDDLFLFEYRMKDSHGKWKWFYSQETVFLCNPDGTVKQTIGAASDITELKEVENRLQASLAEKEVLLREIHHRVKNNLSVVDSLLSMQARYVSDIEALKSLSDSQRRIHTMSLIHEQLYHSQDVGRVDFCEYLQRLVVNLYSSSNFNIDQIELKLDLQPTLLNIDTAISLGLIVNELLTNSFKHAFPNNLKGLIEVILYEDTDTELRRLQLTIRDNGVGIPQNIDVNSTASLGLRLVKILTQQLRAKLDLSCDTGTSFHFIFESNL